One window from the genome of Enterobacteriaceae bacterium Kacie_13 encodes:
- a CDS encoding c-type cytochrome, producing the protein MKMNFMLAMLPLMVATSVWAADAPDHAAQIKRGEYLAIAGDCTACHTAPGADKTAKFGGGYPLASPFGVIYGTNISSDKEFGIGNWTDDEFVRAVREGVGKDGQQLYPAMPYDSFTKMKREDVIAIKAYLMSQPAVHSAGPQTDLSFPFNQRWGMHVWKWFNFDKGELKNDPSKSADWNRGAYLVEALEHCGTCHTPRTLTMGMDTDKAFSGGDLGSWVAFNITPDKNAGIGNWSQDELVTYLKTGFVAGKASASGAMGEAIEHSLQHLSDSDLNAIATYIRSVPPVGDDKQTKPRDEWGQKDPDVYGVRAQGLSMDKSAAALFNASCAACHGKGGEGIGEGFHAYPSLFSHSSTGSYDNRNQLSVILNGVQRHMDKGEVMMPSFANQLDDEQIATLSNYVSKQFGNPAAATATAKDVGEMRKAAELTSPPKIEEGTQK; encoded by the coding sequence ATGAAAATGAATTTCATGCTGGCGATGCTGCCGTTAATGGTGGCAACCAGCGTCTGGGCAGCAGATGCGCCTGACCATGCCGCGCAGATTAAACGCGGGGAATATCTGGCGATCGCCGGTGACTGTACTGCCTGTCATACCGCACCGGGTGCGGATAAAACCGCTAAATTTGGCGGCGGTTATCCGCTGGCATCCCCTTTTGGGGTGATTTACGGCACGAATATTTCATCCGATAAAGAGTTTGGTATCGGCAACTGGACGGATGATGAATTTGTACGCGCGGTACGCGAAGGCGTGGGCAAAGACGGTCAGCAACTGTATCCGGCCATGCCGTATGACTCATTTACCAAAATGAAACGTGAAGACGTGATAGCAATCAAAGCCTATCTGATGTCACAACCGGCGGTACACTCAGCCGGGCCGCAGACTGATTTGTCGTTCCCTTTCAACCAGCGCTGGGGCATGCACGTCTGGAAATGGTTTAACTTCGATAAAGGTGAGCTGAAAAACGATCCATCAAAATCCGCAGACTGGAACCGGGGCGCCTATCTGGTGGAAGCGCTTGAGCACTGCGGTACCTGCCACACACCGCGCACGCTGACCATGGGCATGGATACCGACAAAGCCTTTTCAGGCGGAGATCTGGGATCCTGGGTGGCGTTTAATATCACCCCGGATAAAAATGCCGGAATTGGCAACTGGTCACAGGATGAGCTGGTGACTTACCTGAAAACCGGTTTTGTTGCCGGGAAAGCCTCGGCGTCCGGGGCGATGGGTGAAGCCATCGAACACAGCCTGCAACATCTTTCGGACAGTGATCTGAACGCCATCGCCACCTACATCCGTTCGGTTCCGCCGGTGGGTGATGATAAGCAAACCAAACCGCGCGATGAATGGGGTCAGAAAGATCCCGATGTGTACGGGGTACGCGCACAGGGTCTGTCGATGGATAAATCTGCGGCAGCGCTGTTCAACGCCAGCTGCGCCGCGTGTCACGGCAAAGGCGGCGAAGGAATTGGCGAAGGGTTCCACGCTTATCCGTCACTGTTCAGCCATTCCAGCACCGGCTCTTATGACAACCGTAATCAGTTATCGGTGATCCTCAATGGCGTACAGCGCCACATGGATAAAGGTGAAGTGATGATGCCGTCGTTCGCTAACCAGCTGGACGACGAGCAGATTGCCACGCTGAGTAACTACGTCAGCAAACAGTTTGGTAATCCGGCGGCAGCAACGGCCACGGCGAAGGACGTCGGGGAAATGCGAAAAGCCGCAGAACTGACCTCTCCGCCAAAGATTGAGGAAGGCACGCAGAAGTAA
- a CDS encoding diguanylate cyclase, with translation MPDILTLNSLYADICVTYATLSIIFFVLSRSEPFTFKGAHWKRIVFGIVAGFTALYLRGNRLILVDDLSFSFEMLPMILVTFFGGWLSGLCSFIVAFFFSGMFTLNNLFIAIILCTLFTFRVWRRRKHRELYITIILVGIFRLALVSSIHGIYVPWSELIFYQAIAAGCMILCYHALNYKEMYMSKVFTIRVKAATDELTQINNRASIDYWLAQRQIQREACGLILLDIDNFKHVNDTLGHLAGDRVLIEVGRLLRHLTRNDDFAGRYGGEEFLVMTSTYDPETLLVIAERIRKEVEECTIILEDGRELKVTVSLGVSLYLPGMIIRKSLKLADLSLYEAKRQGKNRVVGSSILTLATLGNKSHHPRFP, from the coding sequence ATGCCGGATATATTAACGCTCAATAGCTTGTATGCGGATATTTGTGTTACGTATGCCACGCTGTCGATCATCTTTTTTGTCCTGAGCCGCAGCGAACCCTTCACCTTTAAAGGAGCGCACTGGAAACGCATTGTCTTTGGCATAGTGGCGGGATTTACGGCCCTGTATTTGCGTGGCAATCGTCTGATTCTTGTCGACGACCTATCATTTAGCTTCGAAATGCTGCCGATGATTTTGGTGACCTTTTTTGGTGGCTGGCTCAGCGGGCTGTGCAGTTTTATTGTGGCGTTTTTTTTCAGCGGCATGTTCACCCTCAATAATCTGTTTATCGCCATTATTCTTTGTACGCTGTTCACTTTCCGCGTCTGGCGCAGACGCAAACACCGCGAACTCTATATCACCATTATTCTGGTCGGGATTTTCCGCCTGGCGCTGGTATCGAGTATTCATGGGATTTACGTTCCCTGGTCAGAACTGATTTTTTATCAGGCAATTGCCGCCGGTTGTATGATCCTCTGTTATCACGCGCTGAATTATAAAGAGATGTACATGAGCAAAGTCTTCACCATTCGCGTGAAGGCGGCCACTGATGAACTGACGCAAATCAATAATCGCGCCAGCATCGATTACTGGCTGGCACAGCGGCAGATCCAGCGCGAAGCTTGCGGGCTGATCCTGCTGGATATCGATAACTTTAAGCACGTCAATGACACACTCGGGCATCTGGCCGGTGACCGGGTTTTGATAGAAGTGGGGCGGTTATTACGGCATTTGACGCGCAATGATGATTTTGCCGGGCGCTACGGTGGCGAAGAGTTTCTGGTAATGACATCGACTTATGACCCTGAAACGTTGCTGGTGATTGCCGAACGTATCCGTAAAGAAGTCGAGGAGTGCACCATTATTCTTGAGGATGGAAGGGAGTTAAAAGTGACGGTGTCACTTGGTGTATCGCTGTATCTGCCGGGCATGATCATCCGTAAGTCGCTGAAACTGGCTGATTTGTCCTTATACGAAGCTAAGCGGCAAGGGAAAAATCGTGTCGTCGGCAGTTCAATTCTGACACTGGCAACGCTGGGGAACAAAAGTCATCATCCCCGATTTCCCTGA
- a CDS encoding heme-binding protein encodes MSVKKNATRALVCAATLLFSATSVLAADHPQLDNAQAAKVIDSVKSTLAEQRSTGCVAVVDASGSLLAFQRLDGSPAGCVDASIGKARTSALYHAPSLKFMQRLQGGETTVLAIPHAIALGGGFPLTLNGEVVGAVGVSTPKQEIDNQSSEKAASILK; translated from the coding sequence ATGTCTGTTAAAAAAAACGCCACGCGTGCGTTAGTCTGTGCCGCCACACTTCTTTTTTCTGCCACTTCGGTATTAGCTGCCGATCATCCTCAGCTGGATAATGCTCAGGCTGCGAAAGTCATCGACAGCGTTAAATCGACGCTGGCGGAACAACGCAGCACCGGCTGCGTGGCCGTTGTTGATGCATCTGGTTCATTACTGGCCTTCCAGCGCCTGGACGGTTCTCCGGCCGGTTGCGTTGATGCCTCAATTGGCAAAGCCCGCACGTCCGCCCTCTATCACGCCCCGTCGCTGAAGTTCATGCAGCGTTTGCAGGGCGGCGAAACCACGGTTCTGGCGATCCCTCACGCAATCGCCCTGGGCGGCGGCTTCCCGCTGACGCTTAACGGCGAAGTGGTGGGCGCAGTTGGCGTCAGCACGCCAAAGCAGGAGATCGATAATCAATCTTCTGAGAAAGCCGCCAGCATTCTGAAATAA
- a CDS encoding gluconate 5-dehydrogenase has translation MINLSRRRMVLGTAGVLAAGIGSQLLGGGVFTTLAHAAPPLASAVTMPDSFMPLSRQLTGMDTLEHHLAQALYSWLHDARLDTQLDALAALIAAHSDVVGDSLHQLLAQQPAEMAQLYQQLVSGWYLGVVGQPGSQQCIGFENIVSYQLLKNNLLPPSYAPGEPNFWIHKPAAAPQNTLEVNAHG, from the coding sequence ATGATCAATCTCTCTCGTCGCCGGATGGTTCTCGGCACTGCGGGCGTGCTGGCAGCCGGGATCGGCAGCCAGCTGCTTGGCGGTGGCGTGTTTACCACGCTGGCCCACGCCGCGCCGCCTCTGGCTTCGGCCGTGACTATGCCCGACAGTTTTATGCCGCTTTCCAGACAGCTAACCGGTATGGATACGCTGGAACACCATCTCGCACAGGCACTCTACAGCTGGCTACATGACGCCAGACTCGATACCCAGCTCGATGCCCTTGCGGCGCTGATCGCCGCACACAGCGACGTGGTCGGCGACTCTCTGCATCAGCTTTTAGCGCAGCAACCGGCTGAAATGGCACAGCTGTATCAGCAACTGGTCAGCGGCTGGTATCTCGGTGTTGTCGGTCAGCCGGGCAGTCAGCAATGCATCGGATTCGAAAATATTGTCAGCTATCAGTTGCTGAAAAATAACCTGCTGCCGCCAAGCTATGCGCCGGGCGAACCAAATTTCTGGATCCACAAACCTGCCGCCGCGCCACAAAACACTCTTGAGGTAAATGCTCATGGCTGA
- a CDS encoding siroheme synthase codes for MTYVWIKNLHLLTITLSITLFVLRFFWKWAGSAMMQKRWVKVVPHVVDTLLLLSGISLIFITHFYPFSPQGTWLTEKLFGVIIYIALGFVALSKRPVSQKTRWLAFILALGCLYLVLKLALTKMPLLLG; via the coding sequence ATGACCTACGTCTGGATAAAAAATCTGCATTTACTCACCATTACGTTGAGCATTACGCTGTTTGTTTTACGTTTTTTCTGGAAATGGGCGGGTTCTGCTATGATGCAGAAACGCTGGGTGAAGGTCGTGCCACACGTTGTGGACACGTTGCTGTTATTAAGCGGTATCTCGCTTATCTTCATCACACACTTTTATCCGTTCAGCCCACAGGGAACCTGGCTGACCGAAAAGCTTTTCGGCGTTATTATCTACATCGCGTTAGGTTTTGTAGCCCTGAGCAAGCGCCCCGTTAGCCAGAAAACACGCTGGCTGGCCTTTATTCTGGCCCTGGGTTGCCTCTATCTGGTTCTCAAACTGGCGCTGACGAAAATGCCGCTGCTATTGGGATAA
- the kdsA gene encoding 3-deoxy-8-phosphooctulonate synthase: protein MKHKVVSIQDINVANDLPFVLFGGMNVLESREMAMRVCEHYVTVTQKLGIPYVFKASFDKANRSSIHSYRGPGLDEGMKIFQELKQAFGVKIITDVHESWQAQPVSEVVDVIQLPAFLARQTDLVEAMAKTGAVINVKKPQFVSPGQMGNIVDKFKEGGNDQVILCDRGSNFGYDNLVVDMLGMNVMINATGGHPVIFDVTHALQTRDPFGAASGGRRAQVAELARAGMAVGIAGLFIEAHEDPAHAKCDGPSALPLDKLEPFLVQMKAIDDLVKSFPALDTSK, encoded by the coding sequence ATGAAACATAAAGTGGTTAGCATTCAGGACATCAATGTCGCCAACGATCTGCCGTTTGTGTTGTTCGGTGGGATGAACGTACTCGAATCGCGCGAAATGGCGATGCGCGTATGCGAACACTACGTCACTGTGACGCAAAAACTGGGCATTCCTTACGTTTTCAAGGCGTCTTTCGATAAAGCCAACCGCTCATCGATTCATTCTTACCGCGGTCCAGGTCTTGACGAAGGCATGAAGATTTTCCAGGAGCTGAAGCAGGCTTTTGGCGTGAAAATTATCACCGACGTTCATGAATCCTGGCAGGCACAGCCGGTCTCTGAAGTGGTTGACGTCATCCAGCTGCCTGCTTTTCTGGCGCGCCAGACTGACTTAGTGGAAGCGATGGCGAAAACCGGCGCAGTCATTAACGTGAAAAAACCGCAGTTCGTCAGCCCGGGTCAGATGGGTAACATCGTCGATAAATTCAAAGAAGGCGGTAATGATCAGGTCATTCTGTGCGATCGCGGCAGCAACTTCGGTTATGACAATCTGGTCGTCGACATGCTGGGTATGAACGTGATGATTAACGCGACAGGCGGCCACCCGGTTATCTTTGACGTGACTCACGCCCTGCAAACCCGCGACCCGTTTGGCGCAGCGTCAGGTGGCCGCCGTGCTCAGGTCGCCGAGCTGGCGCGTGCAGGTATGGCGGTGGGTATCGCCGGCCTGTTTATCGAAGCGCATGAAGATCCGGCTCACGCGAAATGCGACGGCCCGTCCGCATTGCCATTAGATAAACTGGAACCATTCTTGGTTCAGATGAAAGCCATCGACGATTTGGTGAAAAGCTTCCCGGCACTCGATACCAGCAAATAA
- a CDS encoding choline dehydrogenase, giving the protein MADALNADVVVIGAGIAGSLAALKMVKAGVSVLMLDSGPVIKRDEAVELFRQSALKGDFTEPYPPKPWAPQPKFQPKDNNYLIQKGPDLYAAQYLRGVGGTTWHWAGQAFRLLPNDMKIKTLYGIGRDWPISYDDLEPYYTEAEIQMGVSGDDALDSPRSQPYPLPGIPLPYGFDRISKRIAKLGYVLGIGPQARNSIPYDGRPACCGNNNCMPVCPIDAQYHGGISARKAIEAGVRVIANAVVCKIEANDSGEIVAVHYLDADKVMHKVTGKRFVLTANGIESPKLLLMSTSEKYPNGIANSSGMVGRNLMDHPGTSVEFYADEPVYFGRGPMRPGSINNLRDGEFRAERSALRIDVANTSPVRYLTERLVRQGYYGKALNDKLTYQSERFIQLKCLLEMLPEPENRVVLSKTEKDEWGIPRLEVHYKFPEYVHRGYDQSMLDFQKIVKEMGGTDVVYSKRGVYDNNQHITGTMIMGSDPKDSVVDGDCRTHDHPNLFIAGTGIMPSASTVNSTLSGTALALRMADTVLKSLA; this is encoded by the coding sequence ATGGCTGATGCACTGAACGCAGACGTTGTCGTCATCGGTGCCGGTATTGCCGGTTCCCTTGCCGCACTGAAAATGGTCAAAGCCGGGGTTTCCGTGCTGATGTTAGATTCCGGGCCGGTCATAAAACGTGACGAAGCGGTGGAACTGTTCCGCCAGTCGGCCCTGAAAGGCGATTTCACCGAGCCGTACCCGCCAAAACCCTGGGCTCCGCAGCCGAAATTCCAGCCAAAAGACAATAATTATCTGATCCAGAAAGGCCCGGATTTATACGCGGCGCAATACCTGCGAGGCGTCGGCGGCACCACCTGGCACTGGGCCGGACAAGCGTTTCGCCTGCTGCCAAACGACATGAAAATCAAAACGCTGTACGGCATTGGTCGCGACTGGCCGATAAGCTATGACGATCTCGAGCCTTACTACACCGAAGCCGAAATCCAGATGGGCGTTTCCGGTGACGATGCGCTGGACTCCCCCCGTTCACAGCCCTATCCGCTGCCGGGCATTCCGCTTCCTTACGGGTTTGACCGCATCAGCAAACGTATCGCCAAACTGGGTTATGTGCTCGGCATCGGCCCGCAGGCGCGTAACAGCATTCCCTACGATGGCCGCCCGGCCTGCTGCGGTAACAATAACTGTATGCCGGTCTGCCCGATAGATGCGCAATACCACGGCGGGATCTCTGCCCGTAAGGCCATCGAAGCGGGGGTGCGCGTCATTGCCAACGCCGTGGTCTGCAAAATTGAAGCCAATGACAGCGGCGAAATCGTCGCGGTGCATTATCTTGACGCCGATAAAGTGATGCACAAAGTCACGGGTAAACGGTTTGTGCTGACCGCCAATGGCATCGAAAGCCCGAAACTGCTGCTGATGTCCACCAGCGAAAAATACCCGAACGGTATTGCCAACAGTTCCGGCATGGTGGGTCGTAACCTGATGGATCATCCGGGGACCTCCGTTGAGTTTTACGCCGATGAGCCGGTCTATTTTGGCCGCGGACCGATGCGTCCTGGCAGTATCAACAACCTGCGCGATGGCGAATTCCGTGCCGAACGCTCCGCACTGCGCATTGATGTGGCAAACACCTCGCCGGTGCGTTATCTGACCGAGCGTCTGGTGCGTCAGGGCTATTACGGCAAAGCACTAAACGACAAACTGACTTACCAGTCCGAGCGGTTTATCCAGCTTAAATGCTTGCTGGAGATGCTGCCGGAGCCGGAAAATCGCGTAGTGCTCAGTAAAACTGAGAAAGACGAATGGGGGATCCCGCGCCTCGAAGTCCATTACAAATTCCCGGAATACGTTCATCGCGGTTATGACCAGTCGATGCTCGATTTCCAGAAGATCGTCAAAGAAATGGGCGGCACCGACGTGGTGTACAGCAAGCGTGGCGTATACGACAACAACCAGCACATCACCGGCACCATGATCATGGGCAGCGATCCGAAGGATTCAGTGGTAGATGGTGACTGTCGCACCCACGATCATCCGAACCTGTTTATCGCCGGTACCGGCATCATGCCGTCGGCCTCGACGGTGAACTCCACGCTGTCCGGTACGGCGCTGGCCTTACGCATGGCGGATACGGTGCTGAAAAGCCTGGCCTGA
- the dauA gene encoding C4-dicarboxylic acid transporter DauA, which produces MNTSGSRRIRLFSALIDACLHEKYSLPRLLKDAIAGVTVGIIAIPLAMALAIASGVPPQYGLYTSAIAGIVIAICGGSRFSVSGPTAAFVVILFPVSQQFGLSGLLLATLMSGFILLLMGMARFGRLIEYIPLPVTLGFTSGIAITIGTMQFKDFFGLTMATVPEHYLSKVAALVMAMPTLDFGDAAIGIVTLGVLIFWPKLGLRVPGHLPALLAGCAVMAIFMQAGHPVATIGSRFHYLLPDGSQGNGIPAILPQFTLPWNQGSGLSWSLVQALLPAAFSMAILGAIESLLCAVVLDGMTGKKHHSDNELIGQGIGNIVSPFFGGITATAAIARSAANVRAGATSPVSAIIHSLLVILALLVLAPWLSWLPLAAMAALLLMVAWNMSEAHKVVDLLRRAPRDDILVMLTCMSLTVLFDMVIAITAGIVMASLLFMRRIAKLTRLTEVPVETPHDMLVMRINGPLFFAAAERIFSELQSRSAGKKVIVLLWDRVAVLDAGGVNALRNFIDNLTEGTELRIAEIPFQPLKTLARARMQPIEGKLSFYGKLEEAI; this is translated from the coding sequence ATGAATACCTCAGGAAGTCGCCGTATCAGGCTTTTCAGTGCTCTGATTGATGCCTGTCTCCATGAAAAATACTCTCTCCCACGTCTGCTCAAAGATGCCATTGCCGGCGTCACTGTCGGGATTATCGCAATCCCACTCGCCATGGCACTGGCGATTGCCAGCGGTGTTCCACCGCAATACGGCCTTTATACGTCAGCGATTGCAGGGATCGTGATCGCCATTTGCGGCGGTTCCCGCTTCAGCGTTTCCGGCCCGACCGCCGCGTTTGTGGTGATCCTCTTTCCGGTTTCACAACAGTTTGGCCTGTCCGGTTTATTACTGGCGACGCTGATGTCCGGTTTCATTCTCCTGCTGATGGGGATGGCGCGCTTTGGCCGGCTTATTGAATACATTCCGCTGCCGGTCACACTCGGTTTTACCTCAGGGATTGCGATCACTATCGGCACCATGCAGTTCAAAGACTTCTTTGGGCTGACGATGGCGACGGTACCGGAGCACTATCTGAGTAAAGTCGCGGCGCTGGTGATGGCCATGCCGACGCTGGATTTCGGCGATGCGGCCATTGGTATCGTGACGCTCGGCGTGTTGATCTTCTGGCCGAAACTGGGGTTGCGTGTTCCAGGGCATCTTCCGGCTTTACTGGCGGGTTGCGCGGTAATGGCAATTTTCATGCAGGCCGGACATCCGGTGGCCACTATCGGCTCGCGCTTTCATTATCTTCTGCCTGATGGCTCACAGGGAAACGGCATTCCGGCGATCCTGCCGCAGTTCACGCTGCCCTGGAATCAGGGCAGCGGACTAAGCTGGTCGCTGGTGCAGGCGCTGTTACCCGCAGCCTTTTCCATGGCGATTCTTGGCGCGATCGAATCGCTGCTGTGCGCCGTCGTGCTCGATGGTATGACCGGTAAAAAACACCACTCGGACAATGAACTGATCGGTCAGGGTATCGGTAATATCGTCAGTCCGTTCTTTGGCGGGATCACCGCGACAGCGGCCATTGCCCGCTCGGCGGCGAACGTTCGCGCGGGGGCGACCTCACCGGTTTCCGCCATCATTCACTCACTGCTGGTGATACTGGCCCTGCTGGTGCTCGCGCCGTGGCTTTCATGGCTGCCGCTGGCGGCGATGGCCGCACTGCTGCTGATGGTGGCATGGAACATGAGCGAAGCGCATAAAGTGGTGGATTTGCTGCGCCGCGCGCCAAGAGACGACATTTTGGTGATGCTGACCTGTATGAGTCTCACCGTGCTGTTCGACATGGTGATCGCCATTACCGCCGGGATCGTGATGGCCTCGCTGCTGTTTATGCGCCGCATCGCTAAACTCACCCGCCTGACGGAAGTACCTGTCGAAACGCCGCACGATATGCTGGTCATGCGTATCAACGGCCCGCTGTTCTTCGCCGCCGCCGAACGTATCTTCAGCGAATTGCAGTCACGCAGCGCAGGCAAGAAAGTGATCGTTTTACTGTGGGATCGCGTGGCGGTGCTGGATGCCGGTGGCGTGAATGCATTACGTAACTTCATCGACAACCTGACGGAAGGCACCGAACTTCGTATTGCTGAAATTCCCTTCCAGCCGCTGAAAACCCTGGCCCGTGCCAGAATGCAGCCGATCGAGGGGAAACTCAGTTTCTACGGGAAGCTGGAGGAAGCGATTTAA
- a CDS encoding serine hydrolase, producing the protein MTSTTQSALQWQAAEAAAKRITGRWNQPGEPGGAITLFDSKTLRSCATGGLANLTTSDPFSIDSVVRYASVTKHIFATLALLRSDAGLSLSDTLGQHLPQLKAPMSQVTLGQALDMTGGLPDVRETLSLLGVSVYNVSDAGDIMTFLAQDGALNFQAGTEISYSNTGYRLVEEILKQKGILFEDLLQQHIAQPLDIAFHAPETWFDIVPDLAPGYWQDVTGWKTAVAGLHLSASGSLTGSVRSLSVWLQSLLSNTGPGTGVLKTLTETRYLHGDIPSAYGLGTTSTPIGEHTVYGHGGSHAGYKSYFLLHPELEVGVALVSNREDTTAYTHALEVMSALLATPLPLRSNALPDGLYASTAEPYWLKVSNGTASYLGSADNLYEGEDAGEAITLSAHMPMRLRWDGKAIKGEIGHAPRYFTPVEPNNCLNMVQGRWYHPESKAAFDIEGDRLLMGVGTLRASGQLTSLGAGRLLVELPDGPWKKNFCLYFQGYNVKLISNRSRVLNFRRDECRSSWQPVK; encoded by the coding sequence ATGACATCCACCACACAGTCTGCATTACAGTGGCAGGCGGCTGAGGCTGCGGCAAAGCGCATCACCGGGCGCTGGAATCAACCCGGCGAACCGGGCGGCGCCATCACACTTTTTGACAGCAAAACCCTGCGCAGCTGCGCCACTGGCGGATTGGCAAATCTGACCACATCCGACCCCTTCAGCATCGATTCCGTGGTGCGCTACGCCTCGGTCACTAAGCACATTTTCGCCACGCTGGCCTTACTGCGCAGCGATGCTGGCCTTTCGTTGAGCGACACCCTCGGCCAGCATTTACCGCAGCTGAAAGCACCGATGTCGCAGGTAACCCTCGGACAGGCGCTGGACATGACCGGCGGGTTGCCGGACGTGCGCGAAACGCTCTCGCTGCTCGGTGTTTCGGTTTATAACGTCAGCGACGCCGGGGACATCATGACGTTTCTGGCACAAGACGGCGCACTGAATTTCCAGGCGGGCACCGAGATTTCCTACAGCAATACCGGCTACCGGCTGGTGGAAGAAATACTGAAACAAAAAGGCATTTTGTTTGAAGATCTGCTGCAACAGCATATCGCGCAGCCACTGGACATTGCCTTCCACGCGCCGGAAACCTGGTTTGACATCGTGCCTGATCTCGCTCCCGGATACTGGCAGGATGTGACCGGCTGGAAAACCGCCGTCGCCGGTCTGCATCTTTCGGCGTCCGGCAGCCTGACCGGCAGCGTGCGGTCGCTTTCCGTCTGGCTGCAAAGCCTGCTCAGCAATACCGGTCCCGGCACTGGTGTGCTAAAAACCCTGACGGAAACGCGTTATCTGCACGGCGATATTCCTTCCGCATACGGACTCGGCACCACCTCAACGCCAATCGGTGAACATACGGTTTACGGCCACGGCGGTTCGCACGCCGGTTACAAAAGTTACTTCCTGCTGCACCCGGAACTGGAGGTCGGCGTCGCGCTGGTTTCTAACCGCGAAGACACCACGGCGTACACCCACGCGCTGGAAGTGATGTCGGCACTGCTGGCCACCCCGCTGCCCTTACGCAGCAACGCCCTGCCGGATGGCCTTTACGCCAGTACTGCGGAACCTTACTGGCTGAAAGTCAGCAACGGCACGGCCAGTTATCTGGGTAGTGCAGATAACCTGTATGAGGGCGAGGATGCCGGAGAGGCCATCACGCTGTCGGCGCATATGCCAATGCGTCTGCGCTGGGATGGTAAAGCCATTAAAGGCGAAATCGGCCATGCACCGCGCTACTTCACGCCGGTTGAACCTAACAACTGCCTGAACATGGTTCAGGGGCGCTGGTATCATCCGGAATCCAAAGCCGCGTTTGATATCGAAGGCGACCGGCTGCTGATGGGTGTTGGCACATTGCGCGCCAGCGGTCAGCTGACGTCGCTGGGTGCCGGGCGTTTATTGGTGGAACTGCCGGACGGCCCGTGGAAGAAAAACTTCTGCCTGTATTTTCAGGGCTACAACGTGAAACTGATTTCTAACCGCAGCCGTGTGCTGAACTTTCGCCGCGACGAATGTCGCAGCAGCTGGCAACCGGTAAAATAA
- a CDS encoding tetratricopeptide repeat-containing protein has translation MSTLADFEFNTARLSAGVIKVTESVRFDFNAEDVRRQLKLLVDEARSAVPEDLDQDQQLEVLIELFYRTWGFGGAGGIYRLSDAIWIDKVLASRQGTPVSLGVIFLHIAHELDLPLMPVIFPTQLILRADWLDEEMWLLNPINGDTLNEHMLSVWLKGNLGITAEIEDDDLEEAENTVIVRKMLDTLKAALMEERQFELALRASETVLQFDPEDPYEIRDRGLIYVQLDCNQVAVSDLNYFVEQCPEDPISEVIKVQIHAIEHKHVTLH, from the coding sequence ATGAGTACCCTTGCTGATTTTGAATTTAACACTGCCCGTCTCAGTGCCGGAGTGATCAAAGTGACTGAATCTGTGCGCTTTGATTTCAATGCGGAAGATGTCCGCCGTCAGTTGAAACTGTTGGTTGATGAAGCGCGCAGCGCCGTGCCTGAAGATCTCGATCAGGATCAGCAGCTCGAAGTCCTGATTGAACTGTTTTATCGCACCTGGGGATTCGGCGGCGCGGGCGGTATCTACCGCCTGTCTGATGCTATCTGGATCGACAAAGTGCTGGCCTCCAGGCAGGGCACACCGGTCTCGCTGGGTGTGATTTTCCTGCACATCGCACATGAACTAGATTTACCGCTGATGCCGGTGATTTTCCCGACCCAACTGATCCTGCGCGCCGACTGGCTGGATGAAGAGATGTGGTTGCTTAATCCTATCAACGGCGACACCCTTAACGAGCATATGCTCAGCGTCTGGCTTAAGGGCAATCTCGGCATCACGGCAGAAATTGAAGACGACGATCTGGAAGAAGCGGAAAACACGGTGATCGTGCGTAAAATGCTCGACACGCTGAAAGCTGCGCTAATGGAAGAAAGACAGTTTGAACTGGCGCTGCGCGCAAGTGAAACCGTGTTGCAATTCGACCCGGAAGACCCCTACGAAATCCGCGACCGTGGCCTGATTTACGTGCAGCTCGATTGCAATCAGGTGGCGGTTTCAGATCTCAATTATTTCGTTGAACAGTGTCCGGAAGACCCGATCTCAGAGGTCATTAAAGTGCAGATCCATGCGATCGAGCACAAGCACGTGACGCTGCATTAA